One Leisingera sp. M658 genomic window carries:
- a CDS encoding MmgE/PrpD family protein, with amino-acid sequence MALVESNKRSRKLTETSLGTEFAAGENLAEHFGAWASKLSFEDVPEDALICARRAVLDTIGVIVAGGQHLGVQALAAHGAGSGGASLAVTGIKTDPITAATCNGMAAHVWDFDDNSYTGMIHGSAIILPAVLAVAQSVDASEKDLLQAFVIGSEVSYALGEICTHSHFMQGWWATGSCALIGTVAGVARLLGLNAEQTANAIGTAAVTAGIERAIAGTDAKPYLVGNVAGQAITLARAAQAGLTGPKDAFEQKNGFFSLLNQGISKREGICPLAERWRVQSPGLLFKTSPVCSAAHAAIEAASLLTREATKPLAEVVAIEAEVPKLVSASLVYDRPVNPQQAQFSLPYSVACAMLHGSVRLQDLSAAELADDAKQWIMDRVTTRICPELSAEPMASDFPESTRVTFKYADGVSRTHFCGEAFGMPNRPLSNGDLIRKFNECLNFAGLAQHEIDLQTVDLLELAAKVLWETAA; translated from the coding sequence ATGGCTCTTGTTGAAAGCAACAAAAGGAGTAGAAAGTTGACCGAGACATCTCTCGGCACAGAGTTTGCCGCAGGGGAAAACCTGGCGGAACACTTTGGCGCCTGGGCGTCCAAGCTCTCGTTTGAGGATGTGCCGGAGGATGCTCTCATCTGCGCGCGCCGTGCGGTTCTTGACACCATTGGTGTTATCGTCGCTGGCGGCCAGCATCTTGGCGTTCAGGCCCTCGCAGCGCATGGCGCCGGTTCGGGTGGCGCAAGCCTGGCTGTTACCGGGATCAAAACCGACCCTATTACTGCCGCGACATGTAACGGCATGGCCGCACATGTCTGGGATTTTGATGACAACAGCTACACTGGAATGATCCATGGTTCGGCCATTATCCTTCCGGCTGTACTTGCGGTGGCACAATCTGTCGACGCCTCGGAAAAAGACCTGCTTCAAGCCTTTGTCATTGGATCCGAGGTCTCTTACGCCCTGGGAGAAATCTGCACCCATAGCCATTTCATGCAGGGCTGGTGGGCGACGGGATCTTGTGCCCTCATTGGAACCGTGGCCGGCGTCGCCCGGTTGCTGGGTCTGAACGCCGAGCAAACGGCCAATGCCATTGGCACTGCAGCCGTCACAGCGGGCATTGAACGGGCAATTGCCGGCACGGATGCAAAGCCCTACCTGGTCGGGAATGTTGCTGGTCAGGCGATCACGCTGGCGCGGGCCGCGCAGGCGGGATTGACCGGACCCAAGGATGCCTTTGAACAGAAGAACGGGTTCTTTTCCCTGCTCAATCAGGGAATTTCCAAACGGGAAGGAATTTGCCCGCTCGCTGAGCGTTGGCGTGTCCAATCACCAGGGCTGCTTTTCAAAACTAGCCCCGTCTGTTCTGCCGCCCACGCTGCCATTGAAGCGGCGAGCCTGTTGACCCGGGAGGCTACAAAACCTTTAGCTGAGGTTGTCGCCATTGAAGCAGAGGTTCCCAAGCTGGTCTCAGCAAGCCTGGTCTATGACCGGCCCGTCAACCCACAGCAGGCACAATTTTCGCTTCCCTATAGCGTAGCATGTGCAATGTTACATGGTAGCGTCCGCCTACAGGATCTGAGCGCAGCCGAGCTTGCCGATGATGCCAAACAGTGGATCATGGACCGGGTAACCACCCGAATCTGTCCGGAGCTATCGGCCGAACCAATGGCCTCTGACTTTCCGGAAAGCACTCGCGTAACGTTCAAGTATGCTGACGGCGTCAGCCGCACCCATTTTTGTGGTGAAGCCTTTGGAATGCCGAACAGGCCGCTGTCCAACGGCGACCTCATCAGAAAATTCAACGAATGCCTGAACTTTGCAGGCCTCGCCCAGCACGAAATTGATCTGCAAACCGTGGATCTGTTGGAATTGGCGGCAAAAGTCCTGTGGGAGACTGCTGCCTAA
- a CDS encoding MurR/RpiR family transcriptional regulator, giving the protein MPTIIDRILNELPDLPKKLRVAAKFAVDRPDRMAFGSMRAVATESGVSSPTMHRLARYFDYESYDEFKTQFQTEVAASSFSTRAEKLYESRVETAAEPLLKGLQDAARENIDAGFQNNPIETLQAIGDTIRTARTTHIVATGSMAWVAAHLEATGGIAFPGLRMTRSGVASAIETLATVQEGDAVIAIAVSPYAKSAIEALEYARDIGVTTLAITDRRSSPLVGIACHSIIAPTNSPHYYPSVVSICSLVEAVLAFAVADSAGGAIGRIEKVVSLRKQSGAYLE; this is encoded by the coding sequence ATGCCGACTATTATCGACCGAATTTTGAACGAACTTCCTGATTTGCCAAAAAAGCTCAGGGTGGCAGCCAAGTTTGCCGTCGACCGCCCGGATCGAATGGCCTTTGGCTCGATGCGGGCAGTCGCAACTGAAAGCGGTGTGTCCTCGCCTACGATGCACAGACTGGCGCGATATTTCGACTATGAAAGCTATGATGAGTTCAAAACCCAGTTTCAGACAGAAGTTGCCGCGAGCAGTTTCAGTACCCGTGCGGAAAAGCTCTATGAATCTCGCGTAGAAACGGCAGCTGAACCGCTACTGAAAGGGCTGCAGGACGCTGCGCGTGAAAACATTGACGCCGGTTTCCAGAACAACCCGATCGAAACGCTGCAAGCCATTGGCGACACGATTCGCACTGCCAGGACGACTCACATCGTGGCGACCGGGTCGATGGCCTGGGTTGCGGCCCATCTAGAGGCAACAGGTGGCATTGCCTTTCCAGGTCTTCGCATGACACGTTCGGGTGTTGCCAGCGCGATTGAAACACTAGCCACTGTGCAGGAAGGTGATGCGGTGATAGCAATCGCAGTTTCCCCATATGCCAAATCTGCAATCGAAGCCCTTGAATACGCTAGGGATATCGGCGTCACCACTCTGGCAATCACCGATCGGCGCAGCTCTCCTTTGGTCGGAATTGCCTGCCATAGCATCATCGCGCCCACGAACAGTCCGCATTACTACCCTTCGGTGGTGTCGATCTGTTCCTTGGTCGAAGCTGTCCTGGCCTTTGCGGTTGCTGACAGCGCCGGAGGAGCTATTGGGCGCATCGAAAAAGTGGTGTCTCTGCGAAAGCAAAGCGGGGCCTATCTGGAATGA
- a CDS encoding sarcosine oxidase subunit delta, with translation MIKLNCPVCGLRDETEFSYLGDATVKRPAMNESDPKAWVEYVFIRDNPKGPHKELWHHVLGCRQWLVVERDTATHEVFGCKLAQEHAK, from the coding sequence ATGATTAAGCTGAACTGCCCGGTCTGCGGGCTGCGGGACGAGACCGAGTTCTCCTATTTGGGAGACGCCACGGTCAAACGCCCCGCGATGAACGAAAGCGATCCCAAAGCTTGGGTGGAATATGTGTTCATCCGGGACAATCCAAAGGGGCCGCACAAAGAACTCTGGCATCACGTTTTGGGGTGCCGACAGTGGCTTGTTGTGGAACGCGACACTGCCACACATGAAGTTTTTGGGTGCAAACTTGCACAGGAGCACGCGAAATGA
- a CDS encoding RidA family protein, translated as MTEITRKHSNGRMSRIVVHQGTVYLCGQVGERGASVVEQTAGIMKKVEALLAEAGSDKTKILQAIVWLASMEDFAEMNSVWDQWVVSGHEPARACGEAVLASPDLKVEITITAAL; from the coding sequence ATGACTGAAATCACCAGAAAACACAGTAATGGACGGATGAGCAGGATCGTCGTGCATCAGGGCACGGTCTATCTATGCGGTCAGGTGGGCGAACGTGGTGCCAGCGTAGTCGAGCAGACGGCTGGCATTATGAAAAAGGTTGAAGCCCTGCTGGCAGAAGCTGGATCTGACAAGACAAAAATCCTGCAAGCGATTGTCTGGCTGGCGTCTATGGAGGATTTCGCTGAGATGAATTCAGTTTGGGATCAATGGGTTGTTTCAGGCCATGAGCCTGCGCGCGCCTGTGGTGAGGCCGTCTTGGCCAGCCCTGATCTGAAGGTTGAAATCACCATCACTGCAGCCCTCTGA
- a CDS encoding sarcosine oxidase subunit alpha family protein: protein MSAERLPQGGRIDRTSTVTVLFDGRAIPAHTGDTLASALLAADTGIVARSFKYHRPRGIYSAGVEEPNALVQLGQGAHSEPNTRATTLEAYDGLQAAGQNAWPNVRFDAQSATRIIAPFLSAGFYYKTFIGPFNGTKFWMYCETFIRKAAGMGFGVHQNDPDTYQKTNAYCDLLVIGAGPAGLSAALAAGRKGERVILAEQDFELGGSLLSNPVGSDSDKWLEDTRNELEAMNNVRILKRTTVFGAYDSDVYGAVERVWDHVRHVPDNQNRQVYWKISAKRAVMATGAIERFLAFGGNDIPGVMLASSVRTYLNRFAVMAGKTVVVATNNDSAYGTAIDLAKAGASVTVADLRLEAPADLAQQLQSHGGKVMPTTGVIAAQGRKSVTGALLAPINAEGRATAAPHSVPCDLIAVSSGWSPVVHLWSHRQKKPVFDEAARCFLPDNDAIPTLQAAGSAIAARSLADSIAQGAAAGGDPSGGTPLAAPTGAADHWARAISPIWRLTQQNGKTAGKAFVDMQHDVGTSDIELAHREGYVSVEHLKRYTTTGMATDQGKLSNLPALSRMAELRSMTIPEVGTTTFRPPFTPTAVGALAANDALHHFSPTRLSPLHDWHVEQGAELTQAGLWLRPWFYPEAGEDVDAAYRREAEHVRSQVGMVDVSTLGKIQVQGPDAAEFLNRMYVNGWKTLQIGRIRYGAMLREDGIVLDDGATARIGEYDYFMSTTTAHAAQVLALAEQLLQTAWQDLKVHVTSVTDQWAAMAVAGPKSRDLLTEVCGMVDLSADTMPNNHFVYADIADVPCRIHRMSFSGELAYEVYVPAKFGKAVWQEIMQKGATFNICPYGTESMGTLRIEKGHVAGPELDGRTTLRDIGLDKMASRKKPFVGSVLKHRPHLLAEDRPTLVGLEIEGDAGVKSGSILYDLGGSTKNHGLGWVSSTTYSPALGKYIALGFLAKGPARHGDRIRVIDFLGDSTKTAKVTSPHFFDPEGTRQNG, encoded by the coding sequence ATGAGCGCCGAACGTTTGCCCCAGGGCGGGCGCATTGACCGCACCTCGACCGTAACGGTCCTTTTTGATGGTCGCGCAATCCCCGCACATACCGGAGACACGCTGGCTTCAGCGCTCTTGGCTGCTGATACCGGAATTGTTGCCCGTAGTTTCAAATATCATCGCCCCCGTGGCATCTATAGCGCCGGCGTCGAAGAGCCCAATGCTTTGGTACAATTGGGCCAGGGTGCCCATAGCGAACCCAATACTCGCGCCACCACGCTTGAAGCTTATGACGGGTTGCAAGCAGCTGGCCAAAATGCCTGGCCAAATGTCCGGTTCGATGCCCAGAGTGCGACCCGAATAATTGCTCCATTCCTAAGTGCTGGCTTTTACTACAAGACTTTTATTGGTCCTTTCAATGGCACCAAATTCTGGATGTACTGCGAAACTTTCATTCGCAAGGCCGCAGGTATGGGCTTTGGTGTTCATCAGAATGATCCCGATACCTATCAAAAGACAAATGCCTATTGTGACCTTCTGGTGATTGGTGCAGGGCCGGCAGGTCTAAGCGCGGCCTTGGCTGCTGGTCGCAAAGGCGAGAGGGTTATTTTGGCCGAACAGGATTTTGAGCTTGGCGGCTCGCTATTGTCCAATCCGGTAGGCAGTGACAGCGACAAATGGTTGGAAGATACCCGTAATGAACTGGAAGCAATGAACAATGTCCGCATTCTCAAACGGACAACGGTTTTTGGTGCTTATGACAGTGACGTTTACGGAGCTGTCGAACGGGTATGGGACCATGTTCGTCATGTACCTGATAACCAGAACCGGCAGGTCTATTGGAAGATCAGTGCCAAACGCGCGGTGATGGCAACCGGCGCAATCGAGCGTTTTCTAGCCTTTGGCGGCAATGATATCCCCGGCGTGATGCTGGCCTCTTCGGTGCGTACCTACCTCAACCGTTTTGCGGTGATGGCTGGCAAGACTGTCGTCGTGGCCACGAATAATGACAGCGCCTATGGAACTGCGATTGATCTCGCAAAGGCCGGTGCATCTGTGACGGTGGCAGATCTTCGACTAGAGGCCCCTGCAGATCTAGCCCAGCAGCTGCAAAGCCATGGCGGCAAGGTGATGCCGACCACGGGGGTTATCGCAGCCCAGGGGCGTAAGTCAGTGACTGGTGCCTTGCTTGCGCCGATCAACGCCGAAGGGCGCGCCACTGCTGCGCCGCATTCTGTGCCCTGTGACCTCATCGCCGTCTCAAGCGGGTGGTCGCCCGTGGTTCATCTGTGGAGCCATCGCCAGAAAAAGCCCGTCTTTGATGAGGCTGCGCGCTGCTTCCTTCCCGACAATGATGCCATTCCGACGCTGCAGGCGGCGGGTAGTGCGATAGCGGCTCGCTCCCTGGCCGACTCCATCGCACAGGGGGCTGCCGCTGGCGGAGATCCGTCTGGCGGCACCCCGCTTGCGGCCCCTACGGGTGCAGCCGATCATTGGGCGCGCGCGATCAGCCCGATCTGGCGTCTGACCCAGCAGAACGGCAAGACCGCAGGCAAGGCTTTTGTGGATATGCAACATGATGTCGGCACCTCCGATATCGAGCTGGCGCACCGCGAAGGCTATGTCTCTGTCGAACATCTGAAACGTTATACCACCACCGGCATGGCCACCGACCAAGGCAAGCTGTCGAATCTGCCAGCCCTGTCCCGAATGGCCGAACTGCGCAGCATGACGATCCCCGAGGTGGGCACCACCACTTTCCGCCCACCCTTCACCCCCACTGCGGTTGGTGCTTTGGCCGCAAATGATGCCCTGCATCATTTCAGCCCGACTCGGCTGTCACCACTGCACGACTGGCATGTGGAACAGGGCGCTGAACTGACTCAGGCAGGGCTGTGGCTCCGCCCCTGGTTCTACCCAGAAGCAGGAGAGGATGTTGACGCGGCCTATCGCCGTGAAGCCGAGCATGTGCGCAGCCAGGTTGGCATGGTGGATGTCTCGACCCTGGGCAAGATCCAGGTGCAGGGACCGGATGCTGCTGAGTTCCTCAACCGGATGTATGTCAACGGCTGGAAAACGCTGCAAATCGGGCGCATCCGCTACGGCGCGATGCTGCGTGAAGATGGCATTGTGCTGGATGATGGGGCCACGGCGCGGATTGGGGAGTATGATTACTTCATGTCCACAACCACAGCTCATGCCGCACAGGTTCTGGCCCTAGCAGAGCAGCTGTTGCAGACTGCTTGGCAGGATCTCAAGGTCCATGTTACCTCGGTGACCGATCAATGGGCGGCCATGGCCGTCGCCGGTCCAAAGTCCCGCGACCTGCTGACAGAAGTCTGCGGAATGGTGGATCTGAGCGCCGATACGATGCCGAACAATCATTTTGTCTATGCCGATATTGCGGATGTTCCCTGCCGTATCCACCGGATGAGCTTTTCCGGCGAGCTGGCTTATGAGGTTTATGTCCCGGCAAAATTCGGTAAGGCGGTCTGGCAGGAGATCATGCAAAAGGGTGCCACCTTTAACATTTGTCCCTATGGTACAGAATCCATGGGCACCCTGCGCATCGAAAAGGGCCATGTGGCGGGGCCCGAACTGGATGGCCGCACCACCCTGCGCGATATTGGGTTGGACAAAATGGCCTCACGCAAAAAGCCCTTTGTTGGATCGGTTCTAAAACATCGCCCACATCTGTTGGCGGAGGATCGTCCAACTCTGGTGGGTTTGGAGATCGAAGGGGATGCGGGGGTCAAATCCGGGTCCATCCTCTATGACCTGGGTGGTAGCACCAAAAACCACGGGCTCGGCTGGGTGTCCTCAACAACCTATTCACCAGCTTTGGGAAAATACATCGCCCTGGGCTTCCTGGCCAAAGGGCCTGCTCGCCATGGCGACAGGATACGTGTGATTGATTTTTTGGGCGACAGCACAAAGACGGCCAAGGTCACATCCCCTCATTTCTTTGATCCGGAAGGAACGCGGCAAAATGGCTGA
- a CDS encoding sarcosine oxidase subunit beta family protein, producing the protein MSRYSAFEVFRKALGGNLGWSRAWRDPDPKPSYDAVIVGGGGHGLATAYYLAKEHGIRNVAVLEKGWLGGGNTGRNTTIVRSNYMLPGNTMFYERSMQLWENLSQDLNYNVMMSQRGQFHLGHSPAQLDGLRRRGNIMRAHGIDAELIDRAEVQRRLPYLDYTPNARFPIHGALFQSRAGTARHDAVAWGYARGADQLGADIIQQCEVKGFLWEGNRVVGVETTRGNIRAPKVGLAVAGNTTQLTEKAGLRLPIETHSLQAFVTEPLKPFIDNVVSFGAAHFYISQSDKGGLVLGGDLDGYNSYAQRGGMPIVDATMAAAKSLVPSISRLRLLRHWAGAMDMTMDGSPIISKLPVEGLYLNGGWCYGGFKATPAGGWCFAWTMAKDEPHKDNAEFTLSRFERGYQIDEKAHGPQPNLQ; encoded by the coding sequence GTGTCACGCTATTCCGCCTTTGAAGTGTTCAGAAAAGCTCTTGGTGGCAACCTTGGCTGGTCGCGCGCCTGGCGCGATCCTGATCCCAAACCCAGTTATGACGCAGTTATCGTAGGGGGCGGCGGGCACGGCCTCGCAACGGCCTACTATCTGGCAAAAGAGCACGGCATCAGAAATGTAGCAGTCTTGGAAAAGGGTTGGCTCGGCGGCGGCAACACCGGGCGCAACACAACCATTGTGCGCTCAAACTACATGCTGCCTGGCAATACCATGTTCTATGAGCGCTCCATGCAGCTGTGGGAGAACCTAAGCCAGGATTTGAACTATAACGTGATGATGTCCCAGCGTGGGCAGTTTCACCTTGGTCATTCGCCGGCTCAGTTGGACGGGCTACGGCGGCGCGGTAATATCATGCGGGCTCATGGCATTGACGCCGAGTTGATCGACCGGGCCGAAGTGCAGCGGCGGCTGCCCTACCTGGATTATACGCCAAATGCTCGCTTTCCGATCCATGGCGCACTGTTTCAAAGCCGAGCCGGCACGGCGCGTCACGATGCTGTGGCTTGGGGCTATGCGCGAGGTGCTGACCAGCTTGGAGCCGACATCATCCAGCAATGCGAGGTCAAAGGTTTCTTGTGGGAGGGAAACCGCGTTGTCGGTGTCGAAACCACCAGAGGCAATATCCGTGCCCCAAAGGTGGGCCTGGCAGTGGCTGGGAACACGACTCAATTGACCGAAAAGGCCGGTCTTAGACTGCCCATCGAGACACATTCTCTTCAGGCCTTTGTAACCGAGCCTCTCAAACCATTTATCGATAATGTCGTAAGCTTTGGTGCTGCGCATTTCTACATCAGCCAGTCTGATAAAGGTGGTTTGGTGCTTGGCGGTGATCTGGATGGCTACAACAGCTACGCACAGCGCGGCGGCATGCCGATTGTGGATGCGACAATGGCGGCAGCCAAATCCCTGGTGCCTTCCATTTCGCGTCTGCGGCTGCTGCGTCACTGGGCCGGGGCCATGGATATGACCATGGATGGCTCGCCCATTATCTCCAAATTGCCGGTCGAAGGCCTCTATCTCAATGGTGGCTGGTGTTACGGCGGCTTTAAGGCGACGCCAGCAGGTGGTTGGTGCTTTGCCTGGACCATGGCCAAAGACGAACCTCACAAGGACAACGCCGAATTCACCCTGTCGCGCTTTGAACGTGGCTATCAAATCGACGAAAAAGCGCACGGTCCGCAACCCAACCTGCAATGA
- a CDS encoding alpha/beta fold hydrolase produces the protein MLNYHRYGTGKTFVMQHGFLGGGGYFAPQMAALGQSFDMIAPDLPGYAGSAAEPALDSIEALSQAQVALLDKLGVERFSLLGHSMGGMIALQTALDHPDRVEQLVLYATHCSGNLPGRFETFDETAKRAKAEGIEALAKRVSATWFVDYDRAPMYPFCLGAGAGASEAAVLGSLKAFQTWDVTERLSELEMPVLVISGDKDRSYGVPGLVQLASGIKNASLNLISGGAHCVHLEKSDLFNISLREFLTVDRG, from the coding sequence ATGCTGAACTATCACCGATACGGCACTGGCAAGACTTTCGTCATGCAGCACGGATTCCTGGGAGGGGGCGGCTACTTCGCCCCCCAGATGGCCGCTCTGGGGCAATCCTTTGACATGATCGCCCCAGATCTGCCGGGATATGCGGGCAGTGCAGCGGAACCGGCGCTGGACTCGATCGAGGCGCTGTCTCAAGCCCAGGTTGCTCTATTGGATAAGCTGGGTGTCGAGCGCTTCAGTCTGCTCGGTCATTCGATGGGGGGAATGATTGCGCTTCAGACTGCACTGGATCATCCCGACCGGGTGGAGCAGCTTGTGCTCTACGCGACCCATTGTTCAGGCAATCTGCCTGGCCGTTTTGAAACCTTTGACGAGACCGCCAAGAGGGCCAAGGCCGAAGGTATAGAAGCTTTGGCTAAGCGAGTGTCTGCAACTTGGTTTGTCGATTATGATAGGGCGCCGATGTATCCCTTCTGCCTGGGAGCAGGTGCCGGGGCGAGCGAAGCCGCGGTTCTGGGATCACTCAAGGCCTTTCAAACCTGGGATGTGACAGAGCGCTTGTCGGAACTGGAAATGCCGGTTCTGGTGATTTCCGGCGATAAGGATCGCTCTTATGGTGTTCCGGGCTTGGTGCAGCTTGCCTCTGGTATCAAGAATGCAAGTCTAAACCTCATTTCCGGTGGTGCCCATTGCGTTCACCTGGAAAAAAGCGATCTGTTCAACATCTCGTTGCGCGAGTTTCTTACCGTAGATCGCGGCTAA
- a CDS encoding TRAP transporter small permease: protein MQQNTRRMGFIERLGPLLAALGAIIIVIQTIWISYGVVMRYVFNAPDLYVTEATALMLVPCAFLGLAYAMQMDALPKVTMFVDVLPGKLARIVRALNLIIMLAVGGFFAFAATEAFFRASRTGASSEVLSWPRAWFWAPTALALIIFCLILFVIVFRTLKNKTNHSTGEEN, encoded by the coding sequence ATGCAACAGAACACCCGCAGAATGGGTTTCATAGAACGGCTGGGGCCACTCCTTGCCGCACTTGGCGCAATCATAATTGTTATTCAGACAATCTGGATCTCTTATGGGGTGGTGATGCGATATGTGTTCAATGCGCCTGATCTATATGTCACCGAGGCAACCGCGCTTATGCTGGTTCCCTGTGCCTTTTTGGGGCTGGCCTATGCTATGCAAATGGACGCCCTGCCAAAGGTCACAATGTTTGTGGATGTGCTGCCTGGCAAACTGGCGCGCATCGTCCGAGCACTCAACTTGATCATCATGTTGGCGGTCGGCGGTTTCTTTGCTTTTGCCGCGACCGAAGCCTTCTTTCGGGCTTCGCGCACCGGTGCATCTTCCGAGGTATTGAGCTGGCCGCGCGCATGGTTCTGGGCGCCGACGGCCCTGGCCCTGATCATCTTCTGCCTGATCCTTTTTGTGATCGTCTTCAGAACCCTCAAAAATAAAACCAATCATTCGACAGGCGAGGAAAACTAA
- a CDS encoding TRAP transporter large permease: MEWYHVGGGLLALLMVLISLGLPLPFALAAASLPFLWLIQDFSTSLISVELKIWGVWVDYILLAVPLFVFLGELIARSTIGPNLYRFMHQGVRVRGSAAYGSIGACAGFGAVCGSSMVGSLTIGGVALPEMLKLGYGKRLSAGVLAAGGTLSVLIPPSLILLFYGIVVDVSIGDLFIAGIIPGLALTTMFALVVVVWGIFSPSSIPKVDKALRLPLFEILSAVLPVLVIGLVITVSIYAGIATPTEAAAIAAFLTFLIAVTVGGLRWEGLKGALMATMRTMGYLGLLLSAGTLFGFVLTYHRVPQQFTEAFLTLELAPYMVLAMVIAFYLIVGMFLEPVSITFITLPTLFPLISTVGYDLIWFGIIYTITMEIAVLTPPVGLNLYVIQGLAPKDVDLKDVILGSLPFIGALAILIVLLLFFPQMALFLPELAS; encoded by the coding sequence ATGGAATGGTATCATGTTGGCGGCGGGCTGCTAGCTCTGCTGATGGTTCTCATTTCGCTGGGGCTGCCATTGCCCTTTGCGCTGGCGGCTGCCTCCTTGCCGTTTCTTTGGCTGATCCAGGATTTCAGCACCTCTTTGATTAGTGTCGAGCTGAAAATCTGGGGGGTTTGGGTTGACTATATCCTTCTGGCGGTACCGCTGTTTGTCTTCCTTGGTGAGCTGATCGCCCGATCCACCATTGGCCCCAATCTTTATCGCTTTATGCATCAGGGCGTGCGAGTCCGCGGCTCTGCCGCCTATGGAAGCATCGGCGCCTGTGCGGGCTTCGGGGCGGTCTGCGGCTCTAGCATGGTGGGTTCCCTGACCATCGGCGGCGTGGCTTTGCCTGAGATGCTGAAGCTCGGCTATGGCAAGCGCCTATCGGCAGGAGTTCTTGCGGCGGGGGGGACTCTCAGTGTGTTGATCCCGCCAAGCCTGATCCTGTTGTTCTATGGCATCGTCGTGGATGTCTCGATTGGTGATCTTTTCATTGCCGGCATCATTCCCGGCCTGGCTCTGACAACCATGTTTGCCCTGGTTGTTGTGGTCTGGGGCATCTTCAGCCCCTCTTCCATTCCAAAGGTGGACAAAGCGCTGCGCCTGCCGCTGTTTGAAATTCTGTCTGCGGTGCTGCCAGTTCTGGTCATTGGTTTGGTGATCACCGTTTCCATCTATGCCGGTATCGCAACCCCAACCGAAGCGGCTGCCATTGCTGCCTTCCTGACCTTCCTTATCGCCGTCACCGTTGGTGGGCTGCGTTGGGAAGGGCTGAAAGGCGCGCTGATGGCAACGATGCGGACCATGGGTTATCTGGGCCTCCTGTTGTCTGCTGGCACGCTCTTTGGCTTTGTTCTGACCTATCACCGCGTTCCGCAGCAATTCACCGAAGCCTTCCTGACATTGGAGCTGGCGCCCTATATGGTTCTGGCCATGGTCATCGCCTTCTATCTGATTGTCGGCATGTTCCTGGAGCCTGTTTCGATCACCTTCATTACCCTGCCGACACTGTTCCCGCTGATCAGCACGGTCGGCTATGATCTGATCTGGTTTGGCATCATCTATACCATCACCATGGAGATCGCGGTGTTAACGCCACCTGTGGGGTTAAACTTATACGTGATACAGGGGCTCGCACCTAAGGATGTTGATCTAAAGGATGTCATTCTGGGATCGCTCCCCTTCATCGGAGCTCTGGCGATCCTCATTGTCTTGCTGCTGTTCTTCCCGCAGATGGCGCTTTTCCTGCCAGAACTGGCCAGCTAA
- a CDS encoding C4-dicarboxylate ABC transporter substrate-binding protein yields the protein MNFINKIKTSASAVAIALATCAGAANAEQLVRLSTYVNEVDIRYEGFQHFADLVSEKTEGRVKIEIFPSATLNGWSEGIDAVLGGVADVSHISYDDRLPCYRAGAFYPASVDLENQIALDEEMTAILAEEAAKVGLVNIFSSNYSFDQEWWFQEQNVDLSNLNGLQVRSIGPLVSAMIEGWGGSPVFVSPKEVFQSAERGVVDGINMGVATYSSWKLWTVMPHMINADLFYGNVMYMMNKNKFDTLSPEDQQAIRDASREAQTWLKPRYEAWVNENVGDAVMNGGGSARSLTTEEKEALLASIVPQWDEELDNTCGKETADKIRALLAKHQQ from the coding sequence GTGAACTTTATCAACAAAATCAAAACATCAGCTTCGGCAGTCGCCATCGCATTGGCTACCTGTGCAGGTGCTGCAAATGCCGAACAACTGGTGCGCCTGTCCACCTATGTGAACGAGGTTGATATCCGCTACGAGGGTTTTCAGCATTTTGCAGATCTCGTATCAGAAAAAACCGAAGGCCGGGTCAAAATCGAAATCTTCCCCTCTGCCACCTTGAATGGCTGGAGCGAGGGTATTGATGCCGTTCTGGGCGGGGTCGCCGATGTCAGTCACATCTCCTATGATGATCGCCTCCCCTGCTACCGTGCGGGCGCCTTCTATCCCGCCTCAGTTGATCTGGAGAACCAGATCGCTCTGGATGAGGAAATGACGGCAATCCTGGCTGAAGAAGCCGCCAAGGTCGGCCTGGTTAACATCTTCTCGTCGAACTATTCCTTTGACCAGGAATGGTGGTTCCAGGAGCAGAATGTGGACCTGAGCAACCTGAATGGTTTGCAGGTGCGTTCGATCGGGCCACTGGTGAGTGCGATGATCGAAGGCTGGGGCGGAAGCCCGGTTTTTGTCTCTCCCAAGGAGGTTTTTCAATCGGCTGAACGTGGCGTGGTTGATGGCATCAATATGGGTGTTGCAACCTATAGCTCCTGGAAGCTCTGGACCGTCATGCCGCATATGATCAACGCTGATTTGTTCTACGGCAACGTCATGTATATGATGAACAAAAACAAGTTCGACACCCTGAGTCCCGAAGATCAGCAGGCGATCCGCGACGCCAGCCGCGAAGCGCAGACGTGGCTGAAGCCCCGCTATGAGGCCTGGGTCAATGAAAATGTTGGTGATGCGGTCATGAATGGCGGCGGCTCTGCGCGGTCGCTTACAACAGAAGAAAAAGAAGCTCTTCTCGCGTCGATCGTACCGCAGTGGGACGAAGAGCTGGACAACACCTGCGGCAAAGAAACCGCAGATAAAATCCGCGCACTTCTAGCCAAACACCAGCAATAA